One genomic segment of Gadus chalcogrammus isolate NIFS_2021 chromosome 3, NIFS_Gcha_1.0, whole genome shotgun sequence includes these proteins:
- the cxxc4 gene encoding CXXC-type zinc finger protein 4, giving the protein MSSINNALCIENGQNIDLSLLKDNLQDGGLSQLLDYNAEMERYRSFANFYKTNGAFPQTAKIARITTPIFPSARIGMSPWNCDNAMLWGRKSAAINPNRTSMHRNDSQRPGKPGMVPESLQMANNNFLSTLSPEHCRPLAGECMNKLKCGAAEAEIMNLPERVGTFSAIPALGGISLPPGVIVMTALHSPAASAAVTDSAFQIANLADCPQNNSSASSGNPAKKKRKRCGVCAPCRRLINCGVCSSCRNRKTGHQICKFRKCDELKKKPGSSLEVRT; this is encoded by the coding sequence ATGTCGAGTATAAACAATGCGCTTTGCATCGAAAATGGACAGAACATTGACCTTTCTCTCTTGAAGGATAATCTTCAGGACGGTGGATTAAGCCAGCTTTTGGATTATAATGCCGAGATGGAAAGGTACCGGTCTTTTGCGAACTTTTACAAAACCAACGGCGCGTTTCCACAGACTGCCAAGATTGCCCGCATCACGACGCCCATTTTCCCCAGCGCCAGAATTGGCATGTCCCCTTGGAACTGCGATAACGCCATGCTCTGGGGGAGGAAATCAGCGGCAATAAACCCTAATAGGACCAGCATGCATAGAAACGACTCCCAGAGGCCGGGGAAGCCTGGCATGGTGCCAGAGTCGCTGCAAATGGCAAATAATAATTTCCTCTCTACCTTATCCCCCGAACACTGCAGACCTTTAGCAGGAGAATGCATGAACAAGCTGAAATGCGGCGCTGCTGAAGCAGAGATAATGAATCTCCCAGAACGCGTTGGAACTTTTTCCGCTATTCCGGCTTTAGGGGGCATCTCATTACCTCCCGGGGTCATCGTCATGACAGCCCTTCACTCCCCCGCAGCCTCAGCAGCCGTTACAGACAGTGCGTTTCAAATTGCCAATCTGGCAGACTGCCCACAGAATAATTCCTCTGCATCCAGTGGAAACCCggcgaagaagaagaggaaaaggtGTGGGGTCTGCGCGCCCTGCAGGCGGCTCATCAACTGTGGCGTCTGCAGCAGTTGTCGGAACCGCAAAACCGGCCACCAAATCTGCAAATTTAGGAAATGCGATGAGCTGAAGAAGAAGCCGGGCTCGTCGCTGGAGGTGAGAActtag
- the cdkn2a/b gene encoding cyclin-dependent kinase 4 inhibitor B — MTLVDDLASAAATGNTAGVEDLLRRGADVNGVNKYGRTPLQVMMMGSTPVARLLLAQGSRPNVADSSTGTTPLHDAAREGFLDTLRVLLEFKADPGARDHFNSRPVDLARQSGHDDVVEFLKLLEEAN; from the exons ATGACACTTGTGGACGACCTCGCATCAGCAGCAGCGACCGGGAACACCGCAGGTGTGGAGGATCTCCTCCGGAGAGGGGCCGATGTTAACGGTGTGAATAAGTACGGCAGGACGCCGTTGCAG gtgatgatgatgggcaGCACCCCGGTAGCCCGCCTGCTGCTCGCGCAAGGCTCGCGGCCGAACGTGGCGGACAGCAGCACCGGGACCACCCCGCTGCACGACGCCGCGCGCGAGGGCTTCCTGGACACGCTGAGGGTCCTGCTGGAGTTCAAGGCCGACCCCGGGGCCCGGGACCACTTTAACTCTCGACCCGTGGATCTGGCGAGGCAGAGTGGACACGACGACGTTGTGGAGTTTCTCAAGCTCTTAGAAGAAGCAAACTGA
- the mtap gene encoding S-methyl-5'-thioadenosine phosphorylase, translating into MASQMHIKIGIIGGSGLDDPDILEGRTERYVDTPYGKPSDALIVGKIKNVECVLLARHGRQHTIMPSNVNNQANIWALREEGCTHLLVTTACGSLREEIQPGDIVIIDQFIDRTTKRAQTFYDGQPGHPPGVCHIPMAEPFCNRTRDVLVEVARSLGIKCHARGTVLTIEGPRFSSRAESLMFRQWGADVINMSTVPEVVLAKEAGLCYASIAMATDYDCWKEHEEAVCVDNVLKTMKENANKASSILLTVIPQICQMDWSQTIKSLKTLAQCSVMLPKH; encoded by the exons ATGGCCTCACAAATGCACATTAAG ATCGGAATAATCGGTGGATCGGGTCTTGATGACCCAGATATCCTGGAAGGGAGGACTGAGCGATATGTCGACACGCCATATGGAAAG CCTTCAGATGCGCTGATAGTGGGGAAGATAAAGAATGTTGAATGTGTGCTTCTAGCAAG GCACGGCAGACAGCACACCATCATGCCGTCCAACGTCAACAACCAGGCCAACATCTGGGCCCTGAGAGAGGAGGGCTGCACTCATTTGCTGGTCACCACGGCCTGTGGCTCCCTCCGGGAGGAAATACAGCCAGGGGACATAGTCATCATCGACCAGTTCATTGACAG GACTACGAAGAGGGCCCAGACCTTCTATGACGGGCAGCCCGGCCACCCTCCTGGGGTATGCCACATCCCCATGGCAGAGCCCTTCTGCAACAGGACCAGAGAC gtgctggtggaggtggcaaGGAGCCTGGGCATCAAGTGCCACGCCCGGGGCACCGTGCTGACCATCGAAGGTCCCCGCTTCTCCTCGCGTGCCGAGAGCCTCATGTTCCGCCAGTGGGGCGCCGACGTCATCAACATGTCCACCGTGCCCGAGGTGGTGCTGGCGAAGGAGGCAGGGCTGTGCTACGCCagcatcgccatggcaaccgacTACGACTGCTGGAAGGAGCACGAGGAGGCG GTATGTGTTGACAACGTACTGAAGACCATGAAGGAAAACGCAAATAAAGCAAGCAGCATCCTGCTCACAGTGATTCCCCAGATCTGCCAAATGGATTGGTCACAGACCATAAAAAGCCTGAAA ACACTGGCCCAGTGTTCCGTGATGTTACCCAAGCACTGA